TGGCGCACGTGGCCGTCCGATCGTCAACCTGCTGCCGCTTGAGCAGGATGAACGTATTACCGCGATTCTGCCGGTGACTGAGTTTGAAGAAGGCGTGAAAGTCTTCATGGCGACCGCCAACGGTACGGTGAAGAAAACCGTTCTGACCGAGTTCAATCGTCTGCGTACCGCCGGTAAAGTGGCGATCAAACTGGTTGAAGGCGATGAACTGATTGGCGTGGATCTGACCAGCGGTGATGATGAAGTCATGCTGTTCTCTGCCGAAGGTAAAGTGGTTCGCTTTAAAGAAGCCTCCGTTCGTGCGATGGGTTGCAACACCACCGGTGTTCGCGGTATTCGCTTAGGCGGGAGCGACAAAGTGGTTTCGCTGATCATCCCTCGTGGTGAAGGCGCAATCCTGACGGCAACACAAAACGGTTACGGTAAACGTACTGCGGTAGAAGAGTACCCAACCAAGTCGCGTGCGACGAAAGGGGTTATCTCTATCAAAGTCACCGAACGTAACGGTTCTGTTGTCGGCGCGGTGCAGGTCGACGATGCGGATCAGATTATGATGATCACCGATGCCGGTACGCTGGTGCGTACTCGCGTGTCGGAAATCAGCATTGTGGGTCGTAACACCCAGGGCGTTATCCTCATCCGTACTGCGGAAGATGAAAACGTGGTGGGTCTGCAGCGTGTTGCTGAGCCTGTCGATGATGAAGAACTGGATTCTATCGACGGTAGCGCCGCAGAAGGGGACGAAGACATCGCCCCGGAAGTGGAAAGCGATGATGACGCGGTAGATGATGCTGCAGATGACGCAGCAGACGATTCCGCGGAAGACGCTGACGAGTAATCACCTTGATATGCAAAGGGCCGGAATTCCGGCCCTTTTTCGTTTAGTTCATCCGTTCAACAATCATCGCAATTCCCTGACCGCCGCCGATACACAATGTGGCCAGTCCGAGCGTTTTATCACGAGCCTGTAGTGCGTGCAGCAGCGTCACTAAGATACGTGCGCCGCTGGCACCGATAGGATGCCCAAGCGCGATTGCCCCGCCGTTAACATTCACCTTTTGCGAGTCAAAACCCAGCGTTTTACCCACTGCCAGGAACTGCGCGGCAAATGCCTCATTAGCTTCAATAAGATCGATATCGGACAGTTGTAGTCCGCTCAGTTGCAGCGCTTTTTGGGTAGCGGGAACCGGCCCCATTCCCATCATGGCCGGAGCGACGCCGCCGCTGGCGTAGGCTTTAATACGCGCCAGCGGTTTTAGTCCCGCCGCCAGTGCCGCAGATTCTTCCATCACCACCAGAGCCGCTGCGCCATCGTTGATCCCCGACGCGTTACCGGCGGTGACGCTTCCTGTTTTGTCGAAGGCGGGACGCAGTGCTGCAAGACCTTCTACCGTCGTGTCAGCTTTAGGGAATTCATCACGATCAAAGACGATCGTTTTTTTCCGCGACACCACACTCACCGGAACGATTTCCGCCTGAAATGCACCGGATTCTATTGCTGTGACTGCTTTGCGCTGCGAAACCATTGCCAGCTCATCCTGCATCTCCCGACTAATATCATATTCGCGGGCGACATTTTCAGCGGTGATCCCCATATGGTAACCGTGAGTGGCGCAGATCAAACCATCGCGCAGAATCACGTCGGACAGTTGTCCATCCCCGAGGCGATACCCCCAGCGGGCTTTAGCGTCTAACAGGTAGGGAGCAAGGCTCATGTTTTCCATACCGCCTGCGACAATTGCCTGTGCCTGCCCGGCCTGAATCGCCTGCGCGGCAAGTGCCACGCTTTTCAGGCCAGAGCCGCAGACTTTATTAATGGTAAAGCCGCAAATGGTGTCGGAGAGGCCGCTTTTTAACAACGCCTGGCGTGCAGGGTTCTGCCCGAGACCTGCCTGCAACACGTTACCCATGATCACCTCGTCAACCTGCTGCGGGTCAAGGTGGGCGCGCTCAAGTGCGGCTTTAATCACGGTTGCTCCAAGCTCGATAGCGCTGGTAGTCGCCAGTGCGCCATTGAAGCTACCGATTGCAGTACGTGCCGCGCTGACGATGACACAATTTTTCATCTTCTGTTCCTTAAAGTAGGTGGGTTTCCATCAGAAAAAGGTCAATCCAATGACAAAAATGACACCGGAGAAGAGCAGGGCGGTGATGCAGTAGCCCATAATGTCTCGTACCCCAAGCCCGGCGATGGCCAGTGCAGGCAGCGCCCAGAACGGTTGTGCCATGTTCATCCACTGCTCGCCGTAGGCGATAGCCATGACGGATTTACCGAGGTCAGCACCAAGCGCCTGTGCGGCGGGCATCACGAACGGTCCCTGAATAACCCAGTGTCCGCCGCCTGAAGGGACGGCGAAGTTAATCAGCGCAGAGCTGAAGAAGGTCATGAGAGGGAAGGTGTCTTTGTTGGCGACGTTGATGAAGAACTCGGTGATAAGCCCGCCGAGACCGGAGTGTTCCATCATCAACTGGATGCCCGCGTAGAAAGGAAACTGAACCAGAATACCTGCGGTACTGCGGGCGGCTGCGCTGACGGCACGCATATAGGCCATTGGCGTTTTGTGCAACAACAGACCGGCAATCATAAACATCAGATTGACGGTATTGATGGTGATGTTGAATCCTTTTTCGGTGAAATAGATTGCCAGGTAAGCAATACCCAATGCACCGATGATGAGGGCCAGAATGCGGCTCTCTTCCAGCTTTTCAGACGGCGGGGCATCTGCAGGCAATTTCCTCTGAAAATCCGCCTCTTCGAGCAATAATTTGGGGTCAATACTGACGACATCGGACGGTTTCGGCGTCATCAGGCGGGTAATGAACGGCATGACCACAATCAGCGCCAGGGTGATGAAGATATTAAACCCTGTGAACAAGGTGTCGCCGACAGGAATTAACCCGGCAATATGCTCGACCGGGTTGCCCGGTGTTGCCGCCAACAGGGGCATTGAGCCGGAGAAGCCGCCACCCCAGGTGAGAAAGCCGATGTAAGCGCAGGCAATCAGTAGCGGATAGTCGGAGCCGGGAACCCGACGGGCGACTTCGCGGGCAAACATCGCCCCTACCACCAGACCAAAACCCCAGTTGATCACGCAGGCAACCGAACCGAAAAATGTCACCAGCATGACCCCCTGAACGGGGGTTTTAGCGGCGGATGCTGCCGTACGCAGCAGGCTTTTAACCGGCCCTGAACTGGCCAGCGCATGACCGGTCACGATGATCAGCGCCATCTGCATGCCGAATGCCAGCAGGTTCCAGAAACCGTCACCCCAGAGTTTCACCATGCTGATCGGCGTTTGTGGCGTTAGCCACAGCGCGACCCCGAAGGTCAGCAGTGTTAATAGCATGGCAAAAATCAGCGGGTCAGGAAGCCAGCGGCTGACCACGCGCGTCATAAAGCGAGATATGCGACCAATCATGCGTCACCCCGCTGGATGACCAGATCGGCGGCGACGTCGAACTGCGCGTCGGTTTTCTCACGCAGAGTGGCGATATCGCATCCTTCGACAATTTCAGTAAGCCACATTTTGCCGTCGATAAAACGGAATACGGCAAGTTCTGTCACCAGCATGTGCACTGCATGTTGAGCCGTGAGCGGCATTGTGCAGTGACGGAGAATTTTCGCTGAACCGTCTTTTGCACAATGCTCCATAGCGATAATGACTTTGCGCGCACCG
This Citrobacter enshiensis DNA region includes the following protein-coding sequences:
- a CDS encoding acetyl-CoA C-acetyltransferase gives rise to the protein MKNCVIVSAARTAIGSFNGALATTSAIELGATVIKAALERAHLDPQQVDEVIMGNVLQAGLGQNPARQALLKSGLSDTICGFTINKVCGSGLKSVALAAQAIQAGQAQAIVAGGMENMSLAPYLLDAKARWGYRLGDGQLSDVILRDGLICATHGYHMGITAENVAREYDISREMQDELAMVSQRKAVTAIESGAFQAEIVPVSVVSRKKTIVFDRDEFPKADTTVEGLAALRPAFDKTGSVTAGNASGINDGAAALVVMEESAALAAGLKPLARIKAYASGGVAPAMMGMGPVPATQKALQLSGLQLSDIDLIEANEAFAAQFLAVGKTLGFDSQKVNVNGGAIALGHPIGASGARILVTLLHALQARDKTLGLATLCIGGGQGIAMIVERMN
- a CDS encoding TIGR00366 family protein, with translation MIGRISRFMTRVVSRWLPDPLIFAMLLTLLTFGVALWLTPQTPISMVKLWGDGFWNLLAFGMQMALIIVTGHALASSGPVKSLLRTAASAAKTPVQGVMLVTFFGSVACVINWGFGLVVGAMFAREVARRVPGSDYPLLIACAYIGFLTWGGGFSGSMPLLAATPGNPVEHIAGLIPVGDTLFTGFNIFITLALIVVMPFITRLMTPKPSDVVSIDPKLLLEEADFQRKLPADAPPSEKLEESRILALIIGALGIAYLAIYFTEKGFNITINTVNLMFMIAGLLLHKTPMAYMRAVSAAARSTAGILVQFPFYAGIQLMMEHSGLGGLITEFFINVANKDTFPLMTFFSSALINFAVPSGGGHWVIQGPFVMPAAQALGADLGKSVMAIAYGEQWMNMAQPFWALPALAIAGLGVRDIMGYCITALLFSGVIFVIGLTFF